In a genomic window of Candidatus Thiothrix sulfatifontis:
- a CDS encoding DUF58 domain-containing protein: MKVSHTLPLLLTQPELQALYQRARSAAADTSLQNLLEQRQAGDVASRYRGAGLDYAESRPYQPGDEPRFMHWSVTARTGKPHVKQFREERRPAVFILLDRRNAMRFGTKVRLKAAQAARVAALVAFAATQQGWAVSGVVLEAQPHWFPASTDTHAVWEFVRQCAATCPPLPPTDEPALATLLPLINAQLVRGTHVYLLSDFTDLDAACEAHILQLLHHHPLFTVQVLDTAECELPAAGRLHLQGLDGVTHRVNLADPALREQFRQQAAALHDGQAQRLRGWGCHYTQLLAEVDAPELAVPLPHGMGT, translated from the coding sequence AAGGTGTCACATACGCTTCCCTTACTCCTCACCCAACCCGAACTGCAAGCCCTTTACCAACGCGCCCGCAGTGCCGCCGCCGATACTTCCCTGCAAAACCTGCTGGAACAACGCCAAGCCGGTGATGTAGCCTCGCGCTATCGCGGTGCTGGGCTGGATTACGCCGAAAGCCGCCCCTACCAACCCGGCGATGAACCGCGCTTTATGCACTGGAGCGTCACCGCCCGCACCGGCAAACCGCACGTCAAACAATTCCGTGAAGAACGCCGCCCCGCCGTCTTCATCCTGCTGGATCGGCGCAACGCCATGCGCTTCGGTACGAAAGTACGTCTCAAAGCTGCGCAAGCCGCCCGTGTTGCGGCACTGGTCGCGTTCGCCGCCACACAACAGGGCTGGGCAGTTTCCGGCGTGGTATTGGAAGCGCAACCGCACTGGTTTCCTGCCTCCACCGATACCCACGCTGTGTGGGAATTTGTGCGCCAGTGCGCAGCAACTTGCCCACCATTACCGCCGACGGATGAACCCGCCTTGGCAACCCTGCTACCGCTCATCAATGCGCAATTAGTGCGCGGTACACACGTCTATTTGCTGAGCGATTTCACCGATCTGGACGCGGCTTGTGAGGCACATATCCTGCAACTCCTCCATCATCACCCGCTGTTCACAGTGCAAGTATTAGACACTGCCGAATGCGAATTGCCCGCTGCCGGACGTTTGCACCTGCAAGGGCTGGATGGCGTGACCCACCGCGTCAATCTCGCTGATCCCGCCTTGCGCGAACAATTTCGCCAGCAAGCAGCGGCATTGCATGACGGGCAAGCGCAACGTCTACGTGGCTGGGGTTGCCATTACACCCAGTTACTTGCGGAGGTAGATGCGCCAGAACTAGCCGTACCACTGCCGCACGGGATGGGAACATGA
- a CDS encoding DUF4381 family protein, with translation MNTTLHDLELPPAPLPDYVWWLLTLVVLLLLIAGLAWWRKRQHPVARALCQLERLPDSPPNPAKLASILREAGLTSPVTLDHARFAPTPCTPDIFATLKREARTLLEQAR, from the coding sequence ATGAATACCACGCTGCACGATCTGGAACTTCCGCCTGCACCCTTGCCGGATTATGTGTGGTGGCTGCTAACATTGGTTGTGCTGTTGTTGCTAATTGCTGGATTAGCGTGGTGGCGCAAACGCCAACACCCCGTAGCGCGTGCTTTGTGTCAGCTTGAACGCTTGCCCGATTCACCCCCAAATCCGGCGAAACTGGCAAGCATTTTGCGGGAAGCAGGGCTTACTTCCCCCGTCACTCTCGACCACGCCCGCTTCGCCCCAACACCCTGCACCCCCGACATCTTCGCCACCCTCAAACGCGAAGCCCGCACCCTGTTGGAGCAAGCCCGATGA
- a CDS encoding VWA domain-containing protein, which translates to MNIDWLTPYLALIPMLLLLASTSLSQRTDRSLSEVEGNNTGTGIFLHPLAHLLPTTKIPTWQRHLRRALFTWLWLCLTIAIAQPVQRGAKLPDLPPERDILLLVDVSISMTLTDYALDGQPRSRMDVLKTLLHDFANRLQGERLGMIVFAENPYLLVPLTRDPTLVQRQLQRLTPTLAGRVSAVGDAITLALKEAGKQPQRKPIFVLFTDADESIGRVDPEAAAALAAASNIPLYTIAIGSTAATMEGDTGG; encoded by the coding sequence ATGAACATCGACTGGCTGACCCCGTATCTCGCTCTTATTCCTATGCTGCTACTGTTGGCTTCGACTTCGCTCAGCCAACGCACCGACCGTTCCCTGAGCGAAGTCGAAGGGAACAACACAGGAACGGGAATCTTCCTCCACCCCCTAGCGCACCTATTACCCACCACCAAAATCCCCACATGGCAACGCCACCTCCGCCGCGCCCTCTTCACATGGCTCTGGCTCTGCCTAACCATAGCCATCGCCCAACCCGTGCAACGCGGCGCAAAACTCCCCGACCTGCCGCCCGAACGCGACATTCTGCTATTGGTTGACGTATCCATCAGCATGACCCTCACCGACTACGCCCTTGACGGACAGCCGCGCAGCCGCATGGATGTCCTCAAAACCCTATTGCACGATTTCGCCAACCGTCTGCAAGGCGAACGTCTCGGCATGATCGTGTTCGCCGAAAACCCCTACCTGCTCGTGCCACTCACCCGCGACCCAACGCTAGTACAACGCCAACTGCAACGCCTCACCCCAACGCTGGCGGGGCGCGTCAGTGCCGTCGGCGATGCCATCACCCTCGCGCTCAAGGAAGCAGGCAAACAGCCACAACGCAAACCCATTTTCGTACTCTTCACCGATGCCGACGAATCCATCGGGCGCGTAGACCCCGAAGCCGCCGCTGCCCTCGCCGCCGCAAGCAACATTCCGCTGTACACCATCGCCATCGGCTCAACCGCAGCCACGATGGAAGGCGACACGGGCGGATAG